In a genomic window of Dehalococcoidia bacterium:
- a CDS encoding M20/M25/M40 family metallo-hydrolase, whose translation MDLADILAHLSVPRPNHSEALGETAAYIKALLSSWGVPFFVQEFTLHPYMQLLLGITVLLLAILLFIFVFKRKPLAALITALAIPLVLILEFELFVPVVTALVAKGGENIIVNFTVPNPARELVFAAHYDSKTDFWDHIQRSKIYAFIPLAVIIGLAVSIFTFFVKRYAALRKKAVTVVALVLAAAVVVYWGLIFLGFGGYIFIPPDRQSFGSVDDGGSVAALLALSKDIHDGNVDIGNSNITIILTSGEEVSLQGSHAYILERFGKGNKPAVPISLVNLELAGQNGTMVYWKKDGQFLIFYAADAGLADRLGAAWKEVAGTEMESRPAITDDAQRFMAAGIPAITVGNSGLPGLGEGSFHSTADNPERLNQDNLKLVIKALENYIEGYNNY comes from the coding sequence ATGGACCTTGCCGATATACTGGCACATCTGTCTGTTCCACGCCCCAACCACAGCGAGGCGCTGGGTGAGACCGCGGCGTATATAAAAGCGCTGCTGTCCTCCTGGGGTGTACCATTTTTCGTTCAGGAATTCACACTTCACCCCTACATGCAATTGCTGCTCGGCATCACCGTACTGCTGCTGGCAATTCTCCTGTTTATCTTCGTGTTCAAAAGGAAACCCCTGGCCGCCCTGATCACGGCGCTTGCCATTCCCCTGGTGCTCATCCTGGAGTTTGAGCTATTCGTACCTGTGGTCACAGCTCTCGTTGCCAAAGGTGGAGAAAACATCATCGTGAACTTTACGGTTCCCAATCCGGCCAGGGAATTGGTCTTCGCCGCCCATTACGACTCCAAGACCGATTTCTGGGACCATATCCAGCGCTCGAAGATATACGCTTTTATCCCGCTGGCCGTTATCATCGGCCTGGCTGTATCCATATTTACTTTTTTCGTTAAACGTTATGCAGCCCTGCGGAAAAAAGCCGTGACGGTGGTTGCACTCGTCCTGGCCGCGGCTGTAGTCGTATACTGGGGACTGATTTTCCTGGGCTTCGGAGGTTACATCTTCATACCGCCCGACCGGCAGAGCTTCGGGTCGGTGGATGACGGAGGCTCGGTGGCGGCGTTGCTGGCCCTATCCAAAGATATACATGACGGAAATGTCGACATTGGAAACAGCAATATCACTATAATCCTTACCTCCGGCGAGGAGGTGAGTTTACAGGGCTCGCACGCTTATATACTCGAACGGTTCGGCAAGGGAAACAAGCCCGCCGTACCCATCAGCCTGGTGAATCTGGAGCTGGCAGGTCAGAACGGGACCATGGTCTACTGGAAAAAGGATGGCCAGTTCTTGATATTTTATGCAGCCGATGCCGGCCTTGCGGACCGGCTGGGTGCTGCCTGGAAAGAGGTGGCCGGCACGGAGATGGAATCGCGGCCGGCGATCACCGACGATGCGCAGCGCTTTATGGCTGCGGGGATACCTGCCATCACAGTGGGCAACTCCGGATTGCCCGGTTTGGGCGAGGGCTCGTTCCACAGCACAGCTGATAACCCGGAACGGCTAAATCAAGATAACCTCAAGCTGGTGATCAAGGCCCTGGAAAATTACATCGAAGGCTACAACAATTATTAA
- a CDS encoding VTT domain-containing protein, with protein MSDDRKADTRLPEDTTQSRSGFWNKDRFLQLGSLVLAIALVAIIVWQRENIASFALWLAKYPGLKYIGIFVISAAASATLVIPIPGLAMTSLIGTLSVNPWDPLWIGIASGLGATLGEITGYLLGYSGRMAISDTATYEKVVGWMKKWGSLTIFILSLLPNPLFDIAGLAAGALRYPLWKFLLVGAAGRLPKHILFSYLGYWGIHVFPT; from the coding sequence ATGAGCGACGATAGGAAAGCTGATACGCGGTTGCCGGAGGATACCACTCAGTCGAGATCCGGTTTCTGGAACAAGGACAGGTTTCTCCAGCTCGGCTCACTGGTGCTGGCAATAGCGCTTGTCGCAATTATCGTCTGGCAGCGAGAGAATATAGCTTCCTTTGCCTTATGGCTGGCTAAATATCCCGGCCTCAAATACATCGGGATCTTCGTTATCTCTGCGGCCGCCTCGGCAACGCTGGTGATACCCATACCGGGGCTTGCCATGACATCGCTCATCGGGACGCTGTCGGTCAATCCCTGGGACCCACTCTGGATCGGCATAGCCTCAGGCCTGGGCGCCACCCTGGGCGAAATCACCGGCTATTTATTAGGATACAGCGGCAGGATGGCTATATCCGATACAGCGACATACGAAAAAGTGGTAGGATGGATGAAAAAATGGGGCAGCCTTACCATCTTTATACTTTCTCTGTTGCCGAACCCGCTGTTCGACATTGCGGGGCTGGCGGCGGGTGCGCTGAGGTATCCTCTGTGGAAATTCCTGCTGGTTGGCGCGGCCGGGAGACTGCCCAAGCATATACTCTTCTCATACCTTGGCTACTGGGGCATCCATGTGTTTCCAACCTGA
- a CDS encoding gamma-glutamyltransferase family protein — protein sequence MKKRRFARFLYWAGAIIAGLILILGIIYLALPKGPRETMTFNDPHKVDRPSVISYNYMAATGTPWATQAALQAMENGGNAVDGAVAALLALNVTYGEAASFPGVAPILIYDAETKTVESYTGAGTAPARATIELFTSRGWKTVPKMDIWSQLLPASPDVIVSILDKYGTKSFTELSAPAIKLAREGFPVHDTMLKNLNLSLIERLGFTVLMPYNSQVYLGGQWWRPLHHGEIFRRPDLADTLELMAKAEQDVLAAGGTRQQGLTAVRDTFYKGEIADKIVAFHKEKGGLFTSEDLANYRGHWEKPLQGRFGPYTIYANRTWNQSAVTPMVLQILDGIDLKSMGHNSPRYVHTVLQAIELCMADREAYFADPEFVKVPSAGLLDPGYAQERRLLMTPDAAFGKMPPAGDPWKYQGETAPSSLSRPADTVAAETPGLQFGKDTSYICVVDSQGNAVSLTPSDFPQTPMVPGTGLTLGNRMNQFRLDPQHPDALEPGKRPRITPNACMALKDGELFMSFGTPGGDSQTQTNVQVFLNVVVFGMSPQEAVNEPRFQSFNFPDSFAPHVYKPGTIGLELPLYNKIGKQLESMGYKIEVGDTWDNKYGAADAIIRDHQVGQLRGGADPREESWAEGR from the coding sequence ATGAAAAAAAGACGCTTCGCTCGCTTCCTCTACTGGGCCGGCGCGATTATCGCCGGTTTGATCCTCATTCTTGGAATCATCTATCTGGCGCTGCCCAAAGGGCCGAGGGAGACGATGACGTTTAATGATCCGCATAAAGTGGACCGGCCCTCTGTCATCTCGTATAACTACATGGCGGCCACGGGCACGCCGTGGGCCACGCAGGCTGCGCTGCAGGCGATGGAGAACGGCGGTAACGCCGTGGACGGCGCCGTGGCAGCTTTGCTGGCTCTTAATGTAACGTACGGCGAGGCGGCATCCTTCCCGGGCGTGGCCCCCATACTGATATACGATGCGGAGACGAAGACGGTGGAGAGCTACACGGGCGCAGGGACCGCGCCTGCCCGGGCCACCATCGAGCTGTTCACCTCACGCGGATGGAAGACCGTGCCCAAGATGGACATCTGGTCGCAGCTCCTGCCCGCGTCGCCCGACGTGATCGTCTCCATACTGGATAAATACGGCACGAAATCCTTCACGGAATTGAGCGCCCCGGCCATCAAGCTGGCACGCGAGGGATTCCCTGTGCACGATACCATGCTTAAAAACCTGAACCTCAGCCTGATCGAGCGTCTCGGATTCACCGTACTCATGCCGTACAACTCACAGGTATACCTGGGCGGACAGTGGTGGCGTCCGCTTCACCACGGCGAGATATTCCGCCGGCCGGATCTGGCGGATACACTCGAACTAATGGCCAAAGCCGAGCAGGACGTCCTGGCCGCAGGCGGCACGCGCCAGCAGGGGCTGACGGCGGTGCGCGACACATTCTACAAAGGCGAGATAGCGGATAAAATCGTAGCCTTTCACAAGGAAAAGGGCGGCCTTTTCACTTCCGAAGATTTGGCAAACTACCGCGGCCACTGGGAGAAGCCGCTGCAGGGCCGCTTCGGCCCCTATACAATTTACGCCAACCGGACCTGGAACCAGAGCGCGGTGACACCCATGGTATTGCAGATATTGGACGGTATCGACCTTAAGAGCATGGGGCATAATTCACCTCGATACGTCCATACAGTGCTGCAGGCAATTGAATTGTGCATGGCGGACCGCGAGGCCTATTTCGCTGACCCGGAATTCGTTAAAGTGCCCTCCGCAGGATTGCTCGATCCGGGCTACGCGCAGGAGCGACGGCTGCTGATGACGCCGGATGCGGCGTTCGGAAAGATGCCGCCCGCCGGCGATCCCTGGAAATACCAGGGGGAAACTGCGCCGTCCAGCCTTTCCCGTCCCGCCGATACAGTCGCTGCGGAGACGCCAGGCCTTCAATTCGGCAAGGACACCAGTTATATCTGCGTGGTGGACTCCCAGGGCAACGCCGTCTCGTTGACTCCCAGCGACTTCCCGCAGACGCCCATGGTTCCGGGCACCGGTCTGACACTGGGCAACCGCATGAACCAATTCCGCCTGGATCCGCAGCATCCTGATGCCCTCGAGCCGGGCAAGAGGCCGCGCATAACGCCCAACGCCTGCATGGCGCTTAAAGACGGCGAGCTGTTTATGAGCTTCGGCACACCGGGCGGAGACTCGCAGACACAGACCAATGTGCAGGTGTTCTTGAACGTCGTGGTGTTCGGCATGAGCCCCCAGGAGGCCGTAAACGAGCCCCGCTTTCAATCCTTCAACTTCCCCGATTCCTTTGCCCCGCATGTATACAAGCCGGGCACGATCGGCCTCGAGTTGCCCTTATATAACAAGATCGGCAAACAGCTTGAGTCGATGGGATATAAGATTGAGGTTGGCGATACCTGGGACAACAAATACGGAGCGGCGGACGCGATAATCAGAGATCACCAGGTGGGGCAGCTGAGGGGCGGGGCCGATCCCAGGGAAGAGTCCTGGGCGGAAGGCAGATGA
- a CDS encoding AMP-binding protein encodes MSNNIGRWLDDNVRKYGEYKQFIFLGPEGEKSWTNKQILDQARALATGLRGAGIKKGDIIGSVISNIPEIPAIMNGVNRMGAAYLPIIYMLTPAEIRYILEDSACKVVITEDVLLPKVREAAAGLKNIEKIILIGKERATDILPYSDLIKQAGNADITDVDKDDMAILMYTSGTTGFPKGVMLTHYNLESQMKTGTSVWGGNHLEPLLTTIPMNHIYGVLSCLEGYFSGFVNILMPPFDPRKVLDALKEYQVKVIPVVPTMLIFMMMVADPKKDDLSFMDLLICSGGPLSMETLKQSETVFHKQITQGYGCTEVGGSIARQRRDWPRKPGSVGFPMPGLALKIVDDDENEVPRGNDGEIICKGPIVTRGYLNKPKETAEAIKNGWLHTGDMGRMDEDGELYITGRKKDLIIKGGENIDPGVAEGWLFKHPAVMECAVIAIPDATYGENVGAAVVLKPGQQATEEELLKYLGEHLHHFVVPVRIFFMPSLPKTGLGKILKREIRRIIKEQMQA; translated from the coding sequence ATGAGCAACAACATCGGGCGCTGGCTGGACGACAATGTCAGGAAGTACGGAGAGTACAAGCAGTTCATTTTCCTGGGGCCGGAGGGTGAGAAATCGTGGACCAACAAGCAGATACTGGACCAGGCCCGTGCGCTGGCGACGGGCCTGCGCGGGGCAGGCATCAAAAAGGGCGATATCATAGGTTCGGTAATCAGCAATATCCCGGAGATACCCGCGATAATGAACGGCGTCAACCGGATGGGAGCGGCTTACCTGCCCATCATCTACATGCTGACGCCGGCCGAGATCCGGTACATACTGGAGGACTCCGCCTGCAAGGTGGTCATCACGGAGGACGTGCTGCTCCCCAAGGTGCGCGAAGCGGCCGCAGGGCTCAAGAACATTGAGAAAATAATACTCATCGGAAAGGAAAGGGCGACTGATATCCTTCCCTACAGCGATTTGATCAAGCAAGCAGGGAATGCCGATATCACCGATGTGGATAAAGATGACATGGCCATACTCATGTACACCTCGGGCACTACCGGGTTCCCCAAAGGCGTGATGCTGACCCATTATAACTTGGAATCCCAGATGAAGACCGGCACATCGGTTTGGGGGGGCAACCACCTCGAGCCGCTGCTGACCACCATACCTATGAACCATATTTACGGCGTCCTCAGCTGCCTGGAAGGCTATTTCTCCGGGTTTGTCAACATCCTCATGCCGCCTTTCGACCCGAGAAAGGTGCTGGACGCGCTGAAAGAATATCAGGTCAAAGTCATACCGGTCGTACCCACCATGCTGATATTCATGATGATGGTGGCGGACCCCAAGAAGGACGACCTTTCGTTCATGGACCTGCTTATCTGCTCGGGCGGACCCCTCTCCATGGAAACGCTGAAACAATCAGAGACCGTTTTTCACAAGCAGATAACGCAGGGCTACGGTTGCACCGAGGTTGGCGGTTCGATCGCCAGGCAGCGCAGGGATTGGCCGCGCAAACCGGGCAGCGTGGGATTCCCCATGCCCGGCCTGGCGCTCAAGATAGTGGATGATGACGAGAATGAGGTCCCGCGCGGCAACGACGGTGAGATCATCTGTAAGGGTCCGATTGTGACCAGAGGTTACCTCAACAAACCGAAGGAGACAGCCGAGGCCATTAAAAACGGATGGCTTCACACGGGTGACATGGGAAGGATGGATGAAGACGGTGAACTCTACATCACGGGCAGGAAAAAGGACCTCATCATCAAGGGAGGCGAGAATATTGATCCGGGTGTGGCCGAAGGCTGGCTGTTCAAGCACCCGGCCGTGATGGAATGCGCCGTTATCGCCATACCGGACGCGACTTACGGGGAAAACGTGGGCGCGGCGGTGGTCCTCAAGCCGGGCCAGCAGGCGACGGAAGAAGAGTTGCTCAAATACCTGGGCGAGCACCTGCATCACTTCGTAGTCCCTGTCAGAATATTCTTTATGCCGTCGCTGCCCAAGACCGGCCTGGGCAAGATACTCAAAAGGGAGATACGCCGCATTATCAAAGAGCAGATGCAGGCGTGA